The nucleotide window GGGGACTCACTTGACAAGCTGCTGGCACACAAATGTAAGTTACTTTTGATTCCATTcccttattttttctcttgtcttctcCCTACTTTACATACATGGGAAGCAACTGTCTTTTGTCTTACACGTGCTTGCAGTATGGTTTACTGCAATGAGGTATTAGATAGTGGGTGAATACAGACATATGGTGCATGCTTGAGGTGGTGGGGGAGGGTGGTAATCAAAGGAAATATGCCTGTACTGATGTATGgatcacatacacacacacacacacacacacacacacacacacacacacacacacacacacacacacacacacacacacacacacacacacagacagacatacacacatacatgcacgcacatCATGCCGCAGTAAACGGGCAGCTTGCAGCAAGTTTCCCTAATCCCAACGGACAGAGTTCATGCGTTACATagaaagaaggggagaggaaaaaacGGGCAACCTGCAAGTGCGttgctatttttgttttccattattCTTCTTCCATGGTTCAGTTCCACTCCTTTTTCAAAGTTGATACAAAGCCAGCGCTACATCTGTTCCTCATCTGGCTTTGTTGACCTCCTTATCCCCCCTCTTCTAATTTCCTCTCTTCCACCTCTTACCTCACTCCTGCTTACCAGAATGAGGTAGGAGATGACCACTTGCAATGGCTCTGCTTATCAGCATGTGTGACTCATGGGAACGGAAAGGTGCGGACAGGAGGACTGGGTCGACACGGCTTCCTGCCTTTCTCCCCTCTGGATGCTGTCTTCCTCAAATCATTAACTAGACCGAAACTTAAAAAAGCCCCAAAGTGCCAgaattggtcttttttttttctcccgtTTACATTGAAACAAGTCATGTCATAGATGTCACGCTCACCAGTAAGGAAGGACTGGGTCAGTGGTGTGATGTCACTTAAAGGATGTTGAGGACTTGAATATGCGCTGCTGTGTTGAAAGGGTTTTTTATGTCTCACTTTATTCCAACCACATGACTCAAAAGGCCGTCACGGAGCTATTTTAAGTTCTGAAACTCCAAGGAGCGCTTCGGCTGTGAGGTTGCCATGGCACTGTAGTCAACTCTCTCCTTGTttattctcctcctccccctcctccacctttctgctctctctcagaTGGTCTGGCAGCATTCCGAGCTTTCCTGCGCACAGAGTTCAGCGAAGAGAATCTGGAATTCTGGCTAGCATGTGAGGAATACAAGAAGATCAAGTCACAGTCCAAGATGGCCTCAAAAGCCAAGAAAATCTTTGCGGAATACATCGCTATCCAGTCTTGTAAAGAGGTGAGTGAGAGTGAACATAAATTGTACTGATACtggaaaaaacaatgacattaaaacagcctcctgcgaaaaaaaaaaaagaaaaaacgtgcattttccatttttcatttctccaaAATAAGAGTGTCATCTTGCACTTGTCTcacttgttttattcttttccccTGCAGGTAAATCTGGATTCGTACACCAGAGATCACACTAAGGACAACCTGCAGAATGTGACACGCTCCTGCTTTGACCTAGCGCAGAGGCGGATATACGGGCTGATGGAGAAGGACTCATATCCCCGCTTCCTCCGCTCAGAACTCTACTTGGACTTAATCAACCAAAAAAAGCCCAGCTCCACTTCAACTTCATCTTCATCATAAGAGACTagaaaaagatagaaagaaggagaagagaaaaatgatgAGAGCAAAAAGGGGCAGACTTGAAATACATACAGTGGGTGGGTAGGATATGAGGTtcttctttttgccttttttaatttctctttttgtgtctttcatccTTTCCactatgaatttttttatttctttttgtttttatggtgtGAGAGGACGTGGCAAAGCTATGGCACTGCAAAGGAATGTAGTTTACACAGTTACCAGGTGGATGCATGAATGGATGGactgatgaatggatgaatggatgttGCTAAAAATACAGCAGCCCACAAGCGAGGGCTGGAGCAGGAGCTGGAAGCTTGTCTGAtcactgttgctttttttttttttttgtctcagtctCTTGttagaaaaaagtgac belongs to Xiphias gladius isolate SHS-SW01 ecotype Sanya breed wild chromosome 20, ASM1685928v1, whole genome shotgun sequence and includes:
- the rgs3a gene encoding regulator of G-protein signaling 3a isoform X11, producing MWFLWLGRAKDMKNRLAFLRRRNESPGSNPASKLDKSMKSVKPTPEEALKWGDSLDKLLAHKYGLAAFRAFLRTEFSEENLEFWLACEEYKKIKSQSKMASKAKKIFAEYIAIQSCKEVNLDSYTRDHTKDNLQNVTRSCFDLAQRRIYGLMEKDSYPRFLRSELYLDLINQKKPSSTSTSSSS
- the rgs3a gene encoding regulator of G-protein signaling 3a isoform X10 — translated: MRQHVLQVGKSQDRAKDMKNRLAFLRRRNESPGSNPASKLDKSMKSVKPTPEEALKWGDSLDKLLAHKYGLAAFRAFLRTEFSEENLEFWLACEEYKKIKSQSKMASKAKKIFAEYIAIQSCKEVNLDSYTRDHTKDNLQNVTRSCFDLAQRRIYGLMEKDSYPRFLRSELYLDLINQKKPSSTSTSSSS
- the rgs3a gene encoding regulator of G-protein signaling 3a isoform X12; the protein is MKNRLAFLRRRNESPGSNPASKLDKSMKSVKPTPEEALKWGDSLDKLLAHKYGLAAFRAFLRTEFSEENLEFWLACEEYKKIKSQSKMASKAKKIFAEYIAIQSCKEVNLDSYTRDHTKDNLQNVTRSCFDLAQRRIYGLMEKDSYPRFLRSELYLDLINQKKPSSTSTSSSS
- the rgs3a gene encoding regulator of G-protein signaling 3a isoform X9; its protein translation is MLSNFHTHQVNLRTGLAPMFHTLVDISEEYLERAKDMKNRLAFLRRRNESPGSNPASKLDKSMKSVKPTPEEALKWGDSLDKLLAHKYGLAAFRAFLRTEFSEENLEFWLACEEYKKIKSQSKMASKAKKIFAEYIAIQSCKEVNLDSYTRDHTKDNLQNVTRSCFDLAQRRIYGLMEKDSYPRFLRSELYLDLINQKKPSSTSTSSSS